The DNA sequence CGTTTTCCCTGTATTATATCCATATTTCTTTTCTGAATTCTTTATTCCTATATCATGCACAAGTGCGGCTACTTCCAGTATTTCCATCTCTTTTCCTGCAATGCCTTCCATCTCACCGATCAGCTTGGCAAAAGAATGAACCTTCAGAAAATGATGGATCCGTCTGGCATCTCCTGTATAATATTCGATCATTTTTTCTTTAACCCGAGATTCCAAATCCCGGCTTATAGGGATTATGTGTTCTGCTTCCATTCTTTTCCTCCTGACTGTCTGCCGACTGTTTTGAATTATATGGTCCGACCGTTTACTGTCTTTTTATTTATTTTATATCTCTTTTCACTCCCCGATTATATATGGCAACTGCAGAATACGCAACTTTTTTTCCGGTTTCTTCCGATTCTGAAGATTTTCACCTTATTCTTTTGCCTTATTAAAATGTTTTATATCGTTTTTTACTTATAGGTTGTCTTTTCTTTTCATATAGTAGTATAATTTTCAAATGCAGGTATTTTTAGGAGGTTTTATAAATGAACGATAACTCCCGTCCAATCGGTATATTTGATTCCGGCATTGGCGGTATCAGTGTCTTAAAAGAGATCGTTGCACTGATGCCGGAGGAAAATTATATATATTATGGTGATTCTGCACATGCTCCATATGGGACACGACAGGTCGCCGATATTCAGAATCTAAGTCGGAGTTGTGTAGAATTCCTGCTTGAACATGATGCAAAAGCGATCGTGATCGCTTGCAACACCGCAACCAGTGCTGCTGCCGCCATGCTTCGTGCCGACTATCCCGATATCCCAGTAATCGGCATTGAACCGGCATTAAAACCAGCCGTTCTCTGGAAGGAACATGACCGGATTGCGGTTATGGCTACCCCTATGACATTAAAACAGGATAAGTTTCTGTCACTGATGCATACATACGAAGACCGATCCGTAATCTACCGTGTACCATGTCCAAAGCTGGTTGGCTTTGTGGAAAACGGAGATCTGGACAGTCCGAAGCTTCATGATTATCTGCAAGAGGTTCTCTCGCCTTATCTGGAAAAGGGAATTGATGCGATCGTGCTTGGCTGTACACACTATCCGTTTGTGGAAAAAATGATCCGAACCGTTGTCGGTCCGGACATCAAGATTTTTGTCGGGAGCCACGGAACTGCCGTAGAACTGCGTCGCCGCCTGATCGCAGCAGGCTTAAAATCAGATTCTACCGGAGATGGAACAGTCGAGATCTATAACAGCTGTACGACTGACGGGGACGCGCATGTTGCCCTTTGCAGGAAGCTGCTGGCATTATAATGTATCGTACGGAAGAAGCTGGAGGCTATCATCCATTTCGCAAATCACTTTCGTTCTATTTCGCAAAAAGATTAACAGGTATCCGGTTTTATATACCCTTTATTTCACAGAACGCTCGCGCTCTATTTTTCACGTAACGGTACTAACCTCACTGCCTTTAGCAGTTCGCTAAGGACCGACGTGAAAAAAGGTCTGTTACATAAAGGTATATAAAACCGGATACCTGTTAATCTTTTTCTATGATCCTGTTAGAGATTGCTGAATTTTTATGAGCATACACATTTAATACAACTCTTCATCGTAGTATCGTAATAACAGTCCGGTCACGCGGTCATAGGCTGCGAAACCGTCTGAGACACCGTTCAGGTTCAGACTTGTTTCAGTGAAGGTATTGGATGCCTGATTGACGGTATCCGTCGATAGAATGGCCTTATCCTCCACCTTTTCCCATGTCTCCG is a window from the Lachnospiraceae bacterium GAM79 genome containing:
- the murI gene encoding glutamate racemase, translating into MNDNSRPIGIFDSGIGGISVLKEIVALMPEENYIYYGDSAHAPYGTRQVADIQNLSRSCVEFLLEHDAKAIVIACNTATSAAAAMLRADYPDIPVIGIEPALKPAVLWKEHDRIAVMATPMTLKQDKFLSLMHTYEDRSVIYRVPCPKLVGFVENGDLDSPKLHDYLQEVLSPYLEKGIDAIVLGCTHYPFVEKMIRTVVGPDIKIFVGSHGTAVELRRRLIAAGLKSDSTGDGTVEIYNSCTTDGDAHVALCRKLLAL